A stretch of the Coprobacillus cateniformis genome encodes the following:
- a CDS encoding Crp/Fnr family transcriptional regulator, producing MKIKEELFHYFEKAGTKIKYSPQEIIYMQEDDAKNLYLITKGRVRIYVMNPTGEEVTLEIIDKGRIFGESSFLQNSLRPTTADAITNVELISCHLDDLYPYLNESKELTISLLQLMSQTCDHLSLLIKKAYTYDRYEKVASFLLEQTVHDNPNKDIINNTLPYTHEEIASLVGLSRVTVTKVLNEFVKKKYIIINYKKIHVINKKALSQLLQKR from the coding sequence ATGAAAATTAAAGAAGAATTATTTCATTATTTTGAAAAAGCTGGTACAAAAATAAAATATTCACCTCAGGAAATCATATATATGCAAGAAGATGATGCGAAGAATCTCTATTTAATTACTAAAGGAAGAGTCCGAATATATGTCATGAATCCTACTGGTGAAGAAGTTACTTTAGAGATCATAGATAAAGGAAGAATCTTTGGAGAGTCATCTTTTTTACAAAATTCATTGCGCCCAACAACTGCTGATGCTATTACAAATGTTGAACTCATTTCTTGTCATCTAGATGATTTATATCCTTATCTTAATGAATCTAAAGAATTAACCATTTCTCTTTTACAATTGATGTCGCAAACTTGTGATCATCTCTCTCTTCTCATAAAAAAAGCCTATACATATGATCGATATGAAAAAGTGGCATCTTTCCTGCTTGAACAAACTGTGCATGATAATCCAAATAAAGATATTATAAATAACACTCTCCCTTATACCCATGAAGAAATCGCTTCACTTGTTGGATTATCTCGTGTAACTGTAACAAAAGTTCTTAATGAATTTGTAAAAAAGAAATATATTATAATTAATTACAAAAAAATACATGTTATTAATAAAAAAGCATTATCTCAACTTCTTCAAAAGAGATGA